CGACCTCGGCCGCCTTCGCGGAGAGGAGGCCGCTCGACCCGGCGAGCGTGTAGGCGTAGATCGCCTCGTGCTCGAGACCGAGCGCGACGTTCAGCATGTCGACGTCGCTCGATCCGCTCGAAGGCGCGATCGCGGAGGCGGCGCGGGTGAGCGCCGGCGCGGCCGCTCCGGCCGCAAGGGTCCCGAAAATGAGCTTTCGCCGGTCGACCGTCATGGCTTTTCTCCCGTTTTCTCCACTATATGAAAAAACGGGATGAACGGATGGCTTCAGAAGGCGAGGACCGCCGCCTCCTCGACCGGGGCCGGGGAGGCCGACGCCATCTCCTGCCCGGCGGAGTTCGTCTCCGACCAGACGGTATAGCCGTACCCGGCCGCGGCGGCGAAGATCGCCAGCGCCGCCGCCCATTTCCAGGGAGCCGAAACCGGAAGGAGCGCGCGCCGCGCCGGGAGGCCCCGCATGACGCGCGCGACGAAATCCGCGGGAACCGGGATCTCGGCCGGACGCGGGAGCGCGGCCGCGCCGATCTCTCGCTCGATCCTCTCGCCATGCGCGCGCCGGCGGCATCGTCCGCAGACGAAGAGATGCGCCGCGGCATCGGAGGGAAGGCTCTCTCCGGCGGCGAGCGCGCGGAAAACGCGGCGGCATGGGCTCATGGCTCCTCCCGGAGGATCTTCTTCAATTTCGTTCGCGCCCGATGGAGACGGACCCGAGCGGCGACCGAGGTGATGCCGAGCTCGGCCGCGACTTCTCCGATCGCCCGTCCTTCCCCTTTCACCGCCGTGAGGATCTCGCGGTCCAGGGCGGAGATCCGGGCGAGGGCGTGCGCGAGGCGGCTGCGGGTCTCGATCGCCCTCTCCTCGCCGCCGGCCGACCGCTCGGACCCGGTCAGGGGGAACACCGGCCGCCGGCGCCGGACGATGTCGAGCGCGCAGCGAACGACGATCCGCCGCAGCCATCCGCCGAAGTTCTGCTCCTCGCGGTACGTCGGGAGCGCGCGCCACGCCTTCCAGAACGCCTCCTGGGCGGCGTCTTCCGCCAGCCCGGCGTCCCGAGTGATCCGCGCGGCCGCCCCGATCGCCATCGCGGCGTGGCGCCGGACGAGCTGCTCGAATGCCCACGTCTCGCCGGCGCGAGCGCGTCCGGCGAGGTCGGAATCGGGGCACGGCGCTTCGAACGGATTCACTTCGACAGGAACTCCTGCACCGACGCCTGCATGCGATCGCCTTTCCCTTCGACGCGGGACCGGAACGCCGCGAGCTTCTCCTTTTGCTCGTCGTTCAGGACGGGCAGGATCTCGGCCTTGAGCTGTGCCCGCAGGACGGCGGCGTCACCCTCGGCCGTCCCGAGCTCGGCAGCCTTCTCGCGGATCGCGGCTTCGTCGGCGGGGCTCGCGTCGATCGCGCGGCGGAGCGCCAGGCGCGCCGACCGGACGGTTCCGATCTCCTCCAGGATCGCGTCCTTGTGCGCCTTGAGCACCCCCCGGACCTGATCGCGCTGGGAATCGGAGAGGTCGAGGCGGTCCGAGATCCGCTGGAAAATCCGGTCCGCCGAAAAATGCCTTCCATGGCCGAGCGGGCCCGCGGCCAGGCGTCCCGCCCAGAGGCCGCCGAGGAGGATCGCCGCTGCGGCGACCGCGCCCACTATCGATTTTCGGACGATCTGAATGCTCATGTTTTCCTCCCGAGAACGGCTCCCGTCCTCACCCGCATAGAACGACCGGGACCCGCACAAGGTTACAGCGGCGGGGCCGCGGTGTCAGCGCGCGGGGGCCGGAGGGGGGGCGACGGCCGTCGGTGGAGCGGGCGCCGGAGCGGGAACGGCCGGCGGAGGAATGCTCACGGTCGTGGGCACGACGGCGGGCGCGCCGGCCGGAGGAGCCTGGGCCGGCGCCGCTGACGCCGGCTCGAGCGGCGTGACGTCGATGCCCGGGTAGTAGTGCTTCAGGATTTCTTCGTAGGAATGCCCGGCGAGCGCCATGCCGTACGCGCCGTTCTGGCAGAGACCGACGCCGTGGCCCCACCCGCGGCCGATGAACACGAACTCCGCCGAACCGTCCGGGGCGAAGGCCTTTTCGACCGTGAAGAGGAGCTCCGGGAGCTGCAGCGCCTGGCGGATGTCGAAGCCGGTCAGCGCGAGCACGCCCTTGTCCGTGGTGATCGCCGCTTCGACCACGCGCCCCGAGCGCCCGCGCCGGCGGATCTCGATCGAGCGAACCTCGGTCGCGACGATCCGCGGCGCGAGCCGGATCGCGAGCTCGCGCGCCGAGACGCGGCGCACCCACTCGGTCCAGGCGGACTCCTTCTCGAACGTCCCTCCCGCCGGCGACTCGACGGTCCAGAGCGCGAGGACCTTCGGACCGCGTTTCCAGAAGCCGACTGGATCGCCCGACGTCACCGCGACTTCGGACGCGGGATAGAAACGGCCGTTGACGAGGCGCGCCACTTCGATCGTCGTGTCCGCGGGGACTTCCGCGCGTCCGGCCGCCGTCTTGACGACGAAGCTTCCGCCCTCCCGGCGGGCGAGGCGTCCGGAGGTCTCGACGACGCCGCCGAGCCGCATCGCGACCGACAGCAGGAGGCCGCCGAAGTCCGCCTCCGACATCGTCCGGCCCGGAGCCGGGAGTCCCGCTCCCTCGGCGATCTTCAGCCGGCCGAGCGTGTCGTATGCGGCGCGCGCGTCCGCGGGGAGGGCGGCGGCCGGATCCGGCGGGCCGGCGGCGTAGTCGAGGTCGAGCGTCGTCAGGTGCACGTCGCGGTCGTCGGTGAGCCCGAAACCGGCGAGCACGGCCGGGTACACGGCCGGCGGGGAGAGAGAGGCGGGAGCGCTGCCCCGGGGCTTGATTCCGGCGACCCGGAACGCCTCCTCCCACAGCGCGGCGCGTCCGCGGCGGCCCCGGGCCGCGGCGAGCCTCGCGAGCACCCATCCGCGCCACTCCAGCGGCGAGAGCGACTGGCCGCGCGATCCCTTCGGCACGCGCGCGCCGTCGAACATCGACTTCTCCTGCTCGCCGCACGTCACGCCCGCGAGATAGGGCGCCGCCATGCCCGGGAAGATCAGCCGGGCGTCCTCGGTCGCCCCGCCGCACGTCGACGTGAAGAGCGCGTGGATCGGCTTTCCCTGGAACGCCGCGATTTGGCCGCGCGTCTGCTCGACGGCGAGGTCGGTCAGCGGGTCCTCGGCGTCGATCCCGCCGTAGACCTGGCATTTCGGCGTCGCGCACAGGTCGTAGCCTTCCGAGTCGAATCCGTTTCGTGAGTCGATCGCGTACGTGCGCGCCGCGACCGCCTGGGCTTTCAGCGCCTCGATCTCGTCGAACCGCTTCGGCCCCATCTCCGCGGGGACGACGCCCCGGAGGTAGTCTTCGAGGTTGACCACGTTGACGACGTTCAGCGTCCCGCGGCCGTTGACGACGAGCCGCAGGCGGCCGCGATAGCTCTTGCCGCCGCTCGCGGCGAAAAGACCGGGGGCGCCCGGGGCGATTTCCGCCGACGCTCCGCCGAGCGTCTCCTCGCGGCCGGAGCCGTCGCGCATCAGCAGCGCCGCGTTGCCCGAAGACTCCGTCACCGGGAAACCGGAGATGCCGGCCGCCTGGAGCTTCGCCTGGGCGTCCGCCGCGGCGCGTGCGTCTCCGAAGGCGCCGAGGCGGACCCGATAAAGCCCTTTTTCGGCGGAGAACGCGATCGAGGCCTCGAGTCCGGTGCGCTTGCCCATCTCCGCCGCGGCCGCGCGGGCCGCGCCCTCCTCCGAGAACGCGCCCGTCTGGATCCGGACGACGCCCCCGCCTCCGTGCGGCCGGAACGTCAGCGGGCCGGCGAAGAGGGCGGTCTCCTCCCCACCGGAGACGATCCACGGGGCTCCCGGAGCGGGAAGCGTGAATTCCGCGACGTCGCTCGCGAGCCCGACGCGGAGAATCGGAGGCGCCACCGGCGGGAGAACGGGAGCAGACGGCGTGGCCTCGGCAACGCTCTTCGGGCCGGGGGGCGCAACCGGTCTCGCGGCAGCTCGTGGCCGCGACGCGCAGGAGGCGGAAGACCACACGATCATCGCGGCGGCCGCGCCCGATGCGAGGGCCGAAGCCGCGCGCCGTCCGGTCACGACGCGCTCCGCAGCAGCTC
The nucleotide sequence above comes from Thermoanaerobaculia bacterium. Encoded proteins:
- a CDS encoding Spy/CpxP family protein refolding chaperone; its protein translation is MSIQIVRKSIVGAVAAAAILLGGLWAGRLAAGPLGHGRHFSADRIFQRISDRLDLSDSQRDQVRGVLKAHKDAILEEIGTVRSARLALRRAIDASPADEAAIREKAAELGTAEGDAAVLRAQLKAEILPVLNDEQKEKLAAFRSRVEGKGDRMQASVQEFLSK
- a CDS encoding SpoIID/LytB domain-containing protein; this translates as MAPPILRVGLASDVAEFTLPAPGAPWIVSGGEETALFAGPLTFRPHGGGGVVRIQTGAFSEEGAARAAAAEMGKRTGLEASIAFSAEKGLYRVRLGAFGDARAAADAQAKLQAAGISGFPVTESSGNAALLMRDGSGREETLGGASAEIAPGAPGLFAASGGKSYRGRLRLVVNGRGTLNVVNVVNLEDYLRGVVPAEMGPKRFDEIEALKAQAVAARTYAIDSRNGFDSEGYDLCATPKCQVYGGIDAEDPLTDLAVEQTRGQIAAFQGKPIHALFTSTCGGATEDARLIFPGMAAPYLAGVTCGEQEKSMFDGARVPKGSRGQSLSPLEWRGWVLARLAAARGRRGRAALWEEAFRVAGIKPRGSAPASLSPPAVYPAVLAGFGLTDDRDVHLTTLDLDYAAGPPDPAAALPADARAAYDTLGRLKIAEGAGLPAPGRTMSEADFGGLLLSVAMRLGGVVETSGRLARREGGSFVVKTAAGRAEVPADTTIEVARLVNGRFYPASEVAVTSGDPVGFWKRGPKVLALWTVESPAGGTFEKESAWTEWVRRVSARELAIRLAPRIVATEVRSIEIRRRGRSGRVVEAAITTDKGVLALTGFDIRQALQLPELLFTVEKAFAPDGSAEFVFIGRGWGHGVGLCQNGAYGMALAGHSYEEILKHYYPGIDVTPLEPASAAPAQAPPAGAPAVVPTTVSIPPPAVPAPAPAPPTAVAPPPAPAR
- a CDS encoding sigma-70 family RNA polymerase sigma factor, coding for MNPFEAPCPDSDLAGRARAGETWAFEQLVRRHAAMAIGAAARITRDAGLAEDAAQEAFWKAWRALPTYREEQNFGGWLRRIVVRCALDIVRRRRPVFPLTGSERSAGGEERAIETRSRLAHALARISALDREILTAVKGEGRAIGEVAAELGITSVAARVRLHRARTKLKKILREEP